The Anopheles coluzzii chromosome 2, AcolN3, whole genome shotgun sequence genome window below encodes:
- the LOC120947499 gene encoding circumsporozoite protein-like: MNAGLSKIHFVNTTGVSLNDRFTTMTKPTVGFGAAPAIVEAPRPRANSVTRATESNRRLVDQWDQLHALQALGVKAVPVIRPARQRLQRNNSFAQHVKRTIDKLTGGVRRLPRSNSFTDIATMTADRLELLQRVRGRAPTISSRLGAVRSVSRGRSMSRGRSASRTRSNSRGRQPSLTRSNSQTNLRRAGSRTNLSRAGSRTNLTRAGSRNALNVVNRKPIAPNDARRRINRNNLLANRLGTVNNAATAITRGRSRSRSRVRGGAPAVAANVPAVAANGRARSRSRKRAGSRARAGSVNSRLGMNRTNEPAATAGGRANGGRVTKRNRNGPRVNASIVGTRAGRPQKREAPKRKGAGGKAAKAAAARSNGAGANGAARGRGAAAAATATAPGRRGRSRSRRDNSRVRGRSASKNRTAHVKQQPKSREELDSELDQYMANTKSSLDKEMDQYMNGI, from the exons ATCGCTTTACCACCATGACCAAACCGACGGTGGGTTTTGGGGCGGCACCGGCCATCGTAGAAGCACCCCGTCCGCGAGCCAACTCGGTTACCAGAGCGACGGAAAGCAACCGTCGGTTGGTCGATCAATGGGATCAGTTGCATGCTTTGCAAGCCCTGGGAGTAAAG GCTGTCCCTGTTATTCGTCCCGCTCGCCAGCGGCTGCAGCGCAACAACTCATTTGCTCAACATGTGAAACGTACCATTGATAAACTGACCGGAGGCGTGCGTCGTTTGCCGCGATCAAACAGCTTTACCGACATTGCAAC AATGACCGCTGACCGCTTAGAACTGTTGCAACGAGTCCGTGGACGTGCGCCAACAATCTCGTCCCGGCTGGGCGCCGTTCGTTCCGTTTCAAGAGGGCGCAGTATGTCGCGTGGACGCAGCGCATCACGCACCCGCAGCAACTCGCGAGGACGCCAGCCCTCGTTAACCCGTTCAAACTCGCAGACGAATCTGCGTCGCGCCGGATCGCGTACCAACCTCTCCCGTGCCGGATCGCGTACCAATCTGACCCGTGCCGGAAGCCGCAATGCGCTGAACGTGGTTAACCGTAAACCGATCGCTCCAAATGATGCCCGTCGACGCATCAACCGTAACAATCTGCTTGCCAATCGGCTGGGCACTGTCAATAATGCTGCGACGGCCATTACACGTGGCCGCAGCCGTAGCCGTAGCCGCGTGCGTGGTGGCGCTCCAGCAGTTGCTGCCAATGTGCCGGCGGTGGCCGCCAATGGTCGTGCACGATCGCGTTCCCGCAAGCGTGCCGGATCTCGAGCACGCGCTGGAAGCGTGAACAGTCGGCTCGGCATGAATCGTACCAACGAACCGGCAGCCACTGCAGGTGGACGGGCCAACGGAGGTCGAGTGACCAAGCGCAACCGCAATGGTCCACGCGTAAACGCATCGATCGTCGGTACACGCGCCGGACGCCCGCAGAAGAG AGAAGCACCCAAACGCAAGGGAGCGGGTGGTAAGGCAGCAAAGGCAGCCGCTGCCAGAAGTAACGGAGCGGGAGCTAACGGTGCCGCaagaggaagaggagcagcagcagcagcaacagccaccGCACCTGGCAGACGCGGACGATCTCGATCGCGGCGTGATAACTCTCGCGTTCGTGGACGCAGTG CATCGAAGAATCGCACCGCACACGTaaagcagcagcccaagagcCGCGAAGAGCTGGACAGCGAGCTGGATCAGTACATGGCCAACACAAAGTCGTCGCTGGACAAGGAAATGGACCAGTACATGAACGGCATCTGA